In Nothobranchius furzeri strain GRZ-AD chromosome 19, NfurGRZ-RIMD1, whole genome shotgun sequence, the following are encoded in one genomic region:
- the mbpa gene encoding myelin basic protein isoform X5, whose amino-acid sequence MATASTSGQSGFGRKKKNPGLMDQISKFFGGEKKKRSKGSFRGHHATSPQQSSARRRTNENAVVHFFRSLVSSPPPKSTASSARPESTKSPVRRRREQSTLSRLFNLGDAKPRPPPKRWSTIF is encoded by the exons ATGGCCACAGCGAGCACCTCCGGGCAGAGCGGCTTCGGCAGGAAGAAGAAGAACCCGGGTCTGATGGACCAGATTAGCAAATTCTTCGgaggagagaagaagaagaggagcaaA GGGTCGTTCAGAGGTCACCACGCCACCTCGCCCCAACAGTCCTCCGCTCGCCGTCGGACCAACGAGAACGCCGTGGTTCATTTCTTCAGGAGCCTT GTTTCCTCTCCTCCTCCCAAATCCACG GCGTCCTCGGCGCGTCCTGAGAGCACGAAGTCGCCGGTCCGGAGGCGGAGAGAACAAAGCACGCTGTCCAGACTCTTCAACCTG GGAGACGCCAAGCCCCGCCCACCTCCTAAACGCTGGAGCACCATCTTCTAG
- the mbpa gene encoding myelin basic protein isoform X7, translating into MATASTSGQSGFGRKKKNPGLMDQISKFFGGEKKKRSKGSFRGHHATSPQQSSARRRTNENAVVHFFRSLASSARPESTKSPVRRRREQSTLSRLFNLGDAKPRPPPKRWSTIF; encoded by the exons ATGGCCACAGCGAGCACCTCCGGGCAGAGCGGCTTCGGCAGGAAGAAGAAGAACCCGGGTCTGATGGACCAGATTAGCAAATTCTTCGgaggagagaagaagaagaggagcaaA GGGTCGTTCAGAGGTCACCACGCCACCTCGCCCCAACAGTCCTCCGCTCGCCGTCGGACCAACGAGAACGCCGTGGTTCATTTCTTCAGGAGCCTT GCGTCCTCGGCGCGTCCTGAGAGCACGAAGTCGCCGGTCCGGAGGCGGAGAGAACAAAGCACGCTGTCCAGACTCTTCAACCTG GGAGACGCCAAGCCCCGCCCACCTCCTAAACGCTGGAGCACCATCTTCTAG
- the mbpa gene encoding myelin basic protein isoform X3, whose amino-acid sequence MATASTSGQSGFGRKKKNPGLMDQISKFFGGEKKKRSKGSFRGHHATSPQQSSARRRTNENAVVHFFRSLVSSPPPKSTWREALGLASSARPESTKSPVRRRREQSTLSRLFNLGDAKPRPPPKRWSTIF is encoded by the exons ATGGCCACAGCGAGCACCTCCGGGCAGAGCGGCTTCGGCAGGAAGAAGAAGAACCCGGGTCTGATGGACCAGATTAGCAAATTCTTCGgaggagagaagaagaagaggagcaaA GGGTCGTTCAGAGGTCACCACGCCACCTCGCCCCAACAGTCCTCCGCTCGCCGTCGGACCAACGAGAACGCCGTGGTTCATTTCTTCAGGAGCCTT GTTTCCTCTCCTCCTCCCAAATCCACG TGGAGAGAAGCCCTGGGTTTG GCGTCCTCGGCGCGTCCTGAGAGCACGAAGTCGCCGGTCCGGAGGCGGAGAGAACAAAGCACGCTGTCCAGACTCTTCAACCTG GGAGACGCCAAGCCCCGCCCACCTCCTAAACGCTGGAGCACCATCTTCTAG
- the mbpa gene encoding myelin basic protein isoform X2, with amino-acid sequence MATASTSGQSGFGRKKKNPGLMDQISKFFGGEKKKRSKGSFRGHHATSPQQSSARRRTNENAVVHFFRSLVSSPPPKSTASSARPESTKSPVRRRREQSTLSRLFNLNSISCLCSNGAVTLPAAIRRRQAPPTS; translated from the exons ATGGCCACAGCGAGCACCTCCGGGCAGAGCGGCTTCGGCAGGAAGAAGAAGAACCCGGGTCTGATGGACCAGATTAGCAAATTCTTCGgaggagagaagaagaagaggagcaaA GGGTCGTTCAGAGGTCACCACGCCACCTCGCCCCAACAGTCCTCCGCTCGCCGTCGGACCAACGAGAACGCCGTGGTTCATTTCTTCAGGAGCCTT GTTTCCTCTCCTCCTCCCAAATCCACG GCGTCCTCGGCGCGTCCTGAGAGCACGAAGTCGCCGGTCCGGAGGCGGAGAGAACAAAGCACGCTGTCCAGACTCTTCAACCTG AATTCTATTTCCTGTTTGTGTTCGAACGGAGCAGTGACGCTGCCGGCAGCGATCA GGAGACGCCAAGCCCCGCCCACCTCCTAA
- the mbpa gene encoding myelin basic protein isoform X1, translated as MATASTSGQSGFGRKKKNPGLMDQISKFFGGEKKKRSKGSFRGHHATSPQQSSARRRTNENAVVHFFRSLVSSPPPKSTWREALGLASSARPESTKSPVRRRREQSTLSRLFNLNSISCLCSNGAVTLPAAIRRRQAPPTS; from the exons ATGGCCACAGCGAGCACCTCCGGGCAGAGCGGCTTCGGCAGGAAGAAGAAGAACCCGGGTCTGATGGACCAGATTAGCAAATTCTTCGgaggagagaagaagaagaggagcaaA GGGTCGTTCAGAGGTCACCACGCCACCTCGCCCCAACAGTCCTCCGCTCGCCGTCGGACCAACGAGAACGCCGTGGTTCATTTCTTCAGGAGCCTT GTTTCCTCTCCTCCTCCCAAATCCACG TGGAGAGAAGCCCTGGGTTTG GCGTCCTCGGCGCGTCCTGAGAGCACGAAGTCGCCGGTCCGGAGGCGGAGAGAACAAAGCACGCTGTCCAGACTCTTCAACCTG AATTCTATTTCCTGTTTGTGTTCGAACGGAGCAGTGACGCTGCCGGCAGCGATCA GGAGACGCCAAGCCCCGCCCACCTCCTAA
- the mbpa gene encoding myelin basic protein isoform X4 gives MATASTSGQSGFGRKKKNPGLMDQISKFFGGEKKKRSKGSFRGHHATSPQQSSARRRTNENAVVHFFRSLASSARPESTKSPVRRRREQSTLSRLFNLNSISCLCSNGAVTLPAAIRRRQAPPTS, from the exons ATGGCCACAGCGAGCACCTCCGGGCAGAGCGGCTTCGGCAGGAAGAAGAAGAACCCGGGTCTGATGGACCAGATTAGCAAATTCTTCGgaggagagaagaagaagaggagcaaA GGGTCGTTCAGAGGTCACCACGCCACCTCGCCCCAACAGTCCTCCGCTCGCCGTCGGACCAACGAGAACGCCGTGGTTCATTTCTTCAGGAGCCTT GCGTCCTCGGCGCGTCCTGAGAGCACGAAGTCGCCGGTCCGGAGGCGGAGAGAACAAAGCACGCTGTCCAGACTCTTCAACCTG AATTCTATTTCCTGTTTGTGTTCGAACGGAGCAGTGACGCTGCCGGCAGCGATCA GGAGACGCCAAGCCCCGCCCACCTCCTAA
- the mbpa gene encoding myelin basic protein isoform X8, which yields MATASTSGQSGFGRKKKNPGLMDQISKFFGGEKKKRSKGSFRGHHATSPQQSSARRRTNENAVVHFFRSLVSSPPPKSTASSARPESTKSPVRRRREQSTLSRLFNL from the exons ATGGCCACAGCGAGCACCTCCGGGCAGAGCGGCTTCGGCAGGAAGAAGAAGAACCCGGGTCTGATGGACCAGATTAGCAAATTCTTCGgaggagagaagaagaagaggagcaaA GGGTCGTTCAGAGGTCACCACGCCACCTCGCCCCAACAGTCCTCCGCTCGCCGTCGGACCAACGAGAACGCCGTGGTTCATTTCTTCAGGAGCCTT GTTTCCTCTCCTCCTCCCAAATCCACG GCGTCCTCGGCGCGTCCTGAGAGCACGAAGTCGCCGGTCCGGAGGCGGAGAGAACAAAGCACGCTGTCCAGACTCTTCAACCTG TGA
- the mbpa gene encoding myelin basic protein isoform X6 gives MATASTSGQSGFGRKKKNPGLMDQISKFFGGEKKKRSKGSFRGHHATSPQQSSARRRTNENAVVHFFRSLVSSPPPKSTWREALGLASSARPESTKSPVRRRREQSTLSRLFNL, from the exons ATGGCCACAGCGAGCACCTCCGGGCAGAGCGGCTTCGGCAGGAAGAAGAAGAACCCGGGTCTGATGGACCAGATTAGCAAATTCTTCGgaggagagaagaagaagaggagcaaA GGGTCGTTCAGAGGTCACCACGCCACCTCGCCCCAACAGTCCTCCGCTCGCCGTCGGACCAACGAGAACGCCGTGGTTCATTTCTTCAGGAGCCTT GTTTCCTCTCCTCCTCCCAAATCCACG TGGAGAGAAGCCCTGGGTTTG GCGTCCTCGGCGCGTCCTGAGAGCACGAAGTCGCCGGTCCGGAGGCGGAGAGAACAAAGCACGCTGTCCAGACTCTTCAACCTG TGA
- the galr1a gene encoding galanin receptor type 1, translated as MEQQVDQNQNQLVGSAKLLLGVGLDNFISLLVFGLIFILGVLGNTLVISVVARSKPGQTRSTTNIFILNLSVADLSYLLFCVPFQSTIYMLPTWILGAFICKFIHFFFTVSMLVSIFTLSAMSVDRYVAIVHARKASWIRVGRHATLGVVLIWILSVGMAAPVAHYQNLVEREDNSSFCWEVWPDRHRRVYVMCSFVFGYLLPLALISVCYMKVLNHLRKKLKNVSKKSEMSKKKTALTVLVVVVVFCLSWLPHHVVHLWVEFGSFPLNQASFVFRMVAHCLAYSNSSVNPVIYAFLSENFRNSYKQVFRCRAPSECPLNETRDLRSRAETANASVGHKGHESQTGQML; from the exons ATGGAGCAGCAggtggaccagaaccagaaccagctggTTGGTTCTGCTAAACTCCTCCTGGGGGTCGGACTGGATAACTTCATCTCCCTGCTGGTTTTTGGGCTCATCTTTATTCTGGGAGTTCTGGGGAACACCTTGGTGATCTCGGTCGTGGCCCGAAGCAAACCGGGTCAGACCCGCAGCACCACCAACATCTTCATCCTGAACCTGAGCGTGGCGGACCTGTCCTACCTGCTCTTCTGCGTCCCGTTCCAGTCCACCATCTACATGCTGCCCACCTGGATCCTCGGAGCCTTCATCTGTAAGTTCATCCACTTCTTCTTCACCGTCTCCATGCTGGTCAGCATCTTCACGCTGTCCGCCATGTCCGTGGACCGGTACGTGGCCATCGTGCATGCCCGGAAAGCCTCCTGGATCCGGGTGGGGAGGCACGCGACGCTCGGTGTGGTTCTGATCTGGATCCTGTCCGTGGGGATGGCGGCTCCGGTGGCGCACTACCAGAACCTGGTGGAGCGGGAGGACAACAGCTCGTTCTGCTGGGAGGTCTGGCCGGACCGGCACCGGAGGGTCTACGTCATGTGCTCCTTCGTGTTCGGTTACCTGCTGCCGCTCGCGCTCATCTCGGTCTGCTACATGAAG GTTTTAAATCATCTGAGGAAAAAACTGAAGAATGTCTCCAAAAAATCTGAGATGTCCAAGAAGAAG ACCGCTCTGACcgtcctggtggtggtggtggtcttcTGCCTATCCTGGCTGCCTCACCACGTCGTCCACCTGTGGGTGGAGTTCGGCTCCTTCCCCCTCAACCAGGCCTCCTTCGTCTTCAGGATGGTGGCTCACTGTCTGGCCTACAGCAACTCCTCCGTCAACCCCGTCATCTACGCCTTCCTGTCCGAGAACTTCAGGAACTCCTACAAGCAGGTGTTCCGGTGCCGGGCGCCCAGCGAGTGTCCTCTAAACGAAACCAGAGACCTGCGCAGTCGAGCGGAGACGGCCAACGCCAGCGTGGGTCACAAAGGTCACGAGTCACAGACGGGTCAGATGCTCTGA